From the Thermococcus sp. M39 genome, one window contains:
- the acs gene encoding acetate--CoA ligase alpha subunit yields the protein MSIEALFKPKSVAVIGASGKPGKIGYAIMKNLIEYGYEGKIYAVNVKGGEIEIDGRKFKVYKSILDVPDEVDMAVVVVPAKFVPQVVEECGKKGVKVLPIISSGFGELGPEGKKIEEQLVETAHKYGMRILGPNIFGVVYTPAKLNATFGPTDVMPGNLALISQSGALGIALMGWTILEKVGLSAVVSVGNKSDIDDADLLEYFKDDENTKAILIYMEGVKDGRKFMEVAKEVSMKKPIIVIKAGRSERGAKAAASHTGSLAGADSIYTAAFKQSGVLRALTIGEAFDWARTLSNLPEPPGENVVIITNGGGIGVMATDAAEEEGLKLYDNLEELKIFANHMPPFGSYKNPVDLTGMADAKAYEGAIRDALAHPEMHAVAVLYCQTAVLDPRDLARIVIDAYEESGKKKPIVVAIVGGIEAKEAIDILNENGIPAYPEPERAIKSLAALYRWSKWKASKRKE from the coding sequence ATGAGTATTGAGGCACTATTCAAGCCAAAGAGCGTTGCCGTCATTGGAGCTTCTGGAAAGCCAGGAAAGATAGGCTATGCCATCATGAAGAACCTCATTGAGTACGGCTATGAAGGAAAAATATATGCAGTCAATGTCAAAGGCGGAGAAATTGAGATAGACGGGAGAAAATTCAAGGTTTACAAGAGTATTCTTGATGTTCCTGATGAAGTTGATATGGCTGTTGTTGTTGTCCCAGCCAAGTTTGTTCCTCAGGTTGTTGAGGAATGTGGAAAGAAAGGAGTTAAAGTATTACCTATCATAAGCTCAGGATTTGGTGAGCTTGGACCAGAAGGCAAAAAGATCGAAGAGCAGCTGGTAGAGACAGCCCACAAGTATGGAATGAGAATTCTCGGTCCAAACATCTTTGGTGTCGTTTACACCCCAGCAAAGCTCAACGCAACCTTTGGTCCAACAGATGTTATGCCAGGCAATTTAGCCTTGATCAGCCAGAGCGGTGCTCTCGGTATAGCTCTTATGGGATGGACAATTCTCGAGAAAGTTGGTCTCTCAGCAGTTGTCAGCGTTGGAAACAAGAGCGACATTGATGATGCCGACCTTTTGGAGTACTTCAAAGACGACGAGAACACAAAGGCAATCCTCATCTACATGGAAGGTGTCAAAGACGGTAGGAAGTTCATGGAAGTTGCAAAAGAGGTTAGCATGAAGAAGCCAATCATAGTCATTAAGGCCGGAAGAAGTGAGAGGGGTGCAAAGGCAGCGGCATCACACACAGGTAGCTTAGCAGGTGCTGATAGCATTTACACCGCAGCATTCAAGCAGAGCGGTGTTTTGAGAGCATTAACAATTGGCGAAGCCTTCGACTGGGCAAGAACACTCAGCAACTTACCAGAACCACCAGGAGAAAACGTTGTAATTATCACAAACGGCGGTGGAATTGGAGTTATGGCTACTGATGCAGCTGAAGAGGAAGGATTAAAGCTCTATGACAACCTTGAGGAGCTTAAGATCTTTGCAAACCACATGCCACCATTCGGAAGCTACAAGAACCCGGTTGACTTGACTGGTATGGCAGATGCAAAGGCTTATGAGGGTGCTATTAGAGATGCTTTAGCCCATCCAGAGATGCATGCAGTAGCTGTTCTCTACTGTCAGACCGCTGTTTTAGACCCAAGAGACCTTGCAAGGATAGTCATTGATGCGTACGAGGAGAGCGGAAAGAAGAAGCCAATAGTCGTTGCAATCGTTGGTGGAATTGAGGCAAAGGAGGCAATTGACATTCTCAACGAGAACGGAATTCCAGCATACCCAGAGCCAGAGAGGGCTATCAAGTCACTGGCCGCTCTGTACAGATGGAGCAAGTGGAAGGCCAGCAAGAGAAAAGAGTGA
- a CDS encoding metallophosphoesterase, translated as MLIGLISDIHSNWEALQAVWREVKKADVIFCMGDLVGYGANPNEVVEFFKEQMKKREILCVRGNHDNAVAFGIDWGFNPYARAAVRWHQQVMSTENLEFLRRLPIRQIFTDDTGRSYLIIHGSPRAPLDEYLFPWFPDSELRDILSYVKQDDLVVGHTHMPMLREIEGRRVINPGGVGQPRDGDWRAAYAFIDTETQEVIFERVEYDIDKAVRKIIEAGLPKFLAYRLYEGY; from the coding sequence ATGTTAATCGGCTTAATCTCCGATATCCACTCTAACTGGGAAGCTCTTCAAGCTGTATGGAGAGAAGTGAAGAAAGCAGATGTAATCTTCTGCATGGGTGATTTAGTTGGCTATGGCGCAAATCCCAATGAAGTTGTTGAATTCTTCAAGGAGCAGATGAAAAAGAGAGAAATTCTATGTGTAAGAGGGAATCACGACAACGCTGTTGCTTTTGGCATAGATTGGGGATTTAATCCCTATGCCAGAGCGGCTGTGAGATGGCATCAGCAAGTTATGAGCACTGAGAACCTCGAATTTTTAAGGAGATTGCCTATCAGACAAATCTTTACTGATGATACTGGTAGGAGCTATCTCATAATCCATGGCTCTCCAAGAGCACCTTTGGATGAGTATTTATTTCCTTGGTTCCCAGACAGCGAGCTTAGAGACATTTTGAGCTATGTAAAGCAAGATGATTTGGTTGTTGGTCATACTCACATGCCGATGCTTAGGGAAATTGAAGGGAGGAGAGTAATAAATCCCGGCGGAGTTGGGCAGCCGAGAGACGGAGATTGGAGGGCTGCTTATGCCTTCATTGATACAGAGACTCAAGAAGTTATTTTTGAAAGGGTTGAGTATGACATTGATAAAGCCGTGAGAAAAATAATTGAAGCTGGGCTACCCAAGTTTTTGGCTTATAGACTTTACGAAGGATATTAA
- a CDS encoding PRC-barrel domain-containing protein: protein MVKIKASKLRDVELITDTGIRLGWVYDLSFDEETGDLLVIVAEPDEDLDTSEFVTDHEGLLLIPISAVKSIGEVIIIDSSKLAVKSKLRRLRTVKEKLQSP, encoded by the coding sequence ATGGTAAAGATAAAGGCTTCAAAGCTTAGGGATGTTGAGCTCATTACAGACACAGGGATAAGACTCGGATGGGTTTATGATTTGAGCTTTGATGAAGAAACTGGTGATTTGCTTGTAATTGTAGCTGAACCAGATGAAGATTTAGATACAAGTGAATTTGTCACTGACCACGAGGGGCTACTTTTAATCCCAATAAGTGCCGTCAAAAGCATTGGAGAAGTGATAATAATTGACTCCTCAAAGTTGGCAGTTAAGTCTAAGCTCAGAAGATTGAGGACTGTGAAAGAAAAGCTCCAGTCTCCTTGA